Proteins encoded in a region of the Candidatus Hydrogenedentota bacterium genome:
- a CDS encoding response regulator transcription factor: MQKSHVLVVEDDEDILELVSYNLKKEGYAVTRAMTGEEALKRVGEAVPDLVVLDLMLPEIDGLEVCRRLKRDMETTRVPVVMLTAKGEESDIVAGLELGADDYITKPFSPRVLLARVRAALRRKERGDADPDAVLHLHDVLIHPGRHEVTVAGKPVELTYTEFAVLHLLARRPGWVFTRYQIVDAIRGEHYAVTERAVDVQIAGLRKKLGHAGDYIRTVRGVGYKFSE; the protein is encoded by the coding sequence CTGCAGAAGAGCCATGTGCTGGTGGTCGAGGACGACGAGGACATCCTCGAGCTGGTGTCGTACAACCTGAAAAAGGAGGGGTACGCCGTCACCCGCGCCATGACCGGCGAGGAGGCCCTGAAGCGGGTCGGGGAGGCGGTGCCCGACCTGGTGGTGCTGGACCTGATGCTTCCGGAGATTGACGGGCTGGAGGTGTGCCGCCGCCTGAAGCGCGACATGGAGACCACGCGGGTGCCCGTCGTGATGCTCACGGCGAAGGGGGAGGAGTCGGACATCGTGGCGGGGCTGGAGCTGGGCGCGGACGACTACATCACCAAGCCCTTCAGCCCGCGGGTGCTGCTGGCGCGGGTGCGCGCCGCCCTGCGGCGCAAGGAGCGCGGCGACGCGGACCCGGACGCGGTGCTGCACCTGCACGACGTGCTGATCCATCCGGGCCGCCACGAGGTCACCGTGGCCGGAAAACCCGTGGAGCTGACCTACACCGAGTTCGCCGTGCTGCACCTGCTGGCGCGGCGGCCCGGCTGGGTCTTCACCCGCTACCAGATAGTGGACGCCATCCGGGGCGAGCACTACGCCGTGACGGAGCGGGCGGTGGACGTGCAGATAGCGGGGCTGCGTAAAAAACTGGGCCATGCCGGGGACTACATCAGGACAGTCCGCGGCGTGGGCTACAAGTTCAGCGAGTAG
- a CDS encoding sugar phosphate isomerase/epimerase, with amino-acid sequence MAGHLSRRAFLAGAAGAGALASTTGGAAPAAAAAKTYQNGASPWPLVLNASTVRPAPLSKKISAAADAGWDGIELWIDDLEKHEAEGGDLKALAAEIRDRGLYVPNIIGLWGCMPSTREEWEASLPATRERMRRSAAVGSEFVAAIPAPDRADFDLKWGTDRYRDLMKIGREDYGIKVAVEFVGFMKGVHRLGQACAIALDTDDPAACIVADTFHLFRGGSGYNGLRHLQGEIFANFHWNDVPGDVPREEQGDEHRLYPGDGVLPLGQVLRDLKAIGYTRCLSLEIFKREYWEMDPDEVARTGLRKMLDCVAAAGVA; translated from the coding sequence ATGGCCGGACATCTTTCCAGACGGGCATTTCTCGCGGGCGCGGCGGGCGCGGGCGCGCTGGCCTCCACAACGGGCGGCGCCGCCCCCGCCGCCGCCGCCGCGAAAACCTACCAGAACGGGGCGAGCCCCTGGCCGCTGGTGCTGAACGCGAGCACGGTCCGGCCGGCGCCGCTGTCGAAGAAAATCTCCGCGGCGGCGGATGCGGGCTGGGACGGGATAGAGCTGTGGATTGACGACTTGGAGAAGCACGAGGCGGAGGGCGGCGACCTGAAGGCGCTGGCCGCGGAAATCCGCGACCGGGGCCTGTACGTGCCGAACATCATCGGCCTGTGGGGCTGCATGCCGTCCACGCGGGAGGAGTGGGAGGCGTCGCTGCCGGCCACGCGCGAGCGGATGCGCCGCTCGGCGGCGGTGGGCTCGGAGTTTGTGGCGGCGATACCCGCGCCGGACCGGGCGGACTTTGACCTGAAATGGGGCACGGACCGCTACCGTGACCTGATGAAAATCGGGCGCGAGGACTACGGCATCAAGGTGGCGGTCGAGTTTGTGGGGTTCATGAAGGGCGTGCACCGGCTGGGGCAGGCCTGCGCCATTGCTTTGGACACGGACGACCCGGCGGCGTGCATCGTGGCGGACACGTTCCACCTGTTCCGGGGCGGCTCGGGCTACAACGGGCTGCGCCATCTGCAGGGGGAGATTTTCGCGAACTTCCACTGGAACGACGTGCCGGGGGACGTGCCCCGCGAGGAGCAGGGCGACGAGCACCGGCTCTATCCCGGCGACGGCGTGCTGCCCCTGGGCCAGGTCCTGCGCGACCTGAAGGCCATCGGCTACACGCGCTGCCTGTCCCTGGAGATTTTCAAGCGCGAGTACTGGGAGATGGACCCGGACGAGGTGGCGCGCACGGGCCTGCGGAAGATGCTGGACTGCGTGGCCGCGGCGGGGGTCGCCTGA
- a CDS encoding HAMP domain-containing protein: protein MAGGFTIGRYVFVSYLLVILAALLFITGLTSNTVGRLYSEHILKSLEAQAGLAREMLLAEPELAEDPDGARALCDRIHRATGTRVSLVLPSGAVIADTDRPAETLDNHADRGEIRDALALGGGKSERFSATLRQNMIYKALAVPGPPEAPRAVVRLAMPVTEARAALGRVRLIVLAAGGLASLLAVAVSMAVSRFISRPLNEMKAGMQRYARGDFSSPIRLARPVEIASLCEAMNGMAEQLDDRIRTIIKDRNQQEAVLSSMVEGVIAVDNQGRIVSHNDAAVRLTGIPFGAAPGALLRDVASGTPLHQFVAQILDSARPRESEFGSLSQGGRILQVHGSVLRDARGQGMGAVVVLNDVTRLRRLEQVRRDFVANVSHELRTPITSIKGFVETLLDGALDDPADARHFLEIVAKQSDRLNAILGDLLTLSRIEEGEEKASIELEVAPVRDTLENAVQLCAKKAAAKEIELVLDCGAETRARINPSLLEQAVSNLIDNAVKYSPSGSRVLVAAAAGRDGVAVRVEDRGCGIAAEHVPRLFERFYRVDKARSRSLGGTGLGLAIVKHVVTAHGGRVSVESVPGAGSTFSIHLPPP, encoded by the coding sequence GTGGCGGGCGGGTTCACCATCGGCCGGTACGTCTTCGTCTCCTACCTTCTGGTGATCCTCGCCGCGCTGCTGTTCATCACCGGGCTCACGTCGAACACCGTGGGGCGGCTGTACTCGGAGCACATCCTGAAGAGCCTCGAGGCGCAGGCGGGCCTCGCGCGCGAGATGCTCCTGGCCGAGCCGGAACTGGCCGAAGACCCCGACGGCGCCCGGGCGCTCTGCGACCGCATCCACCGGGCCACGGGGACGCGGGTAAGCCTGGTGCTCCCGTCGGGCGCCGTGATCGCGGACACGGACCGCCCCGCCGAAACACTGGACAACCACGCGGACCGCGGGGAAATCCGGGACGCCCTCGCCCTGGGCGGCGGCAAGTCGGAACGGTTCAGCGCCACCCTCCGCCAGAACATGATCTACAAGGCGCTGGCCGTGCCCGGCCCGCCGGAGGCGCCCCGCGCCGTGGTCCGGCTCGCCATGCCGGTGACGGAGGCGCGCGCGGCGCTGGGCCGGGTCCGCCTGATCGTGCTGGCCGCGGGCGGGCTGGCCTCACTGCTCGCGGTGGCGGTGAGCATGGCCGTGTCCCGGTTCATCAGCCGGCCCCTGAACGAGATGAAGGCGGGCATGCAGCGCTACGCCCGGGGCGACTTTTCAAGCCCCATCCGCCTGGCGCGCCCCGTGGAAATCGCCTCGCTCTGCGAGGCCATGAACGGCATGGCCGAGCAGCTTGACGACCGCATCCGCACCATCATCAAGGACCGCAACCAGCAGGAGGCCGTGCTGTCGAGCATGGTCGAGGGTGTCATCGCCGTGGACAACCAGGGGCGGATTGTCAGCCACAACGACGCGGCGGTGCGCCTGACGGGCATCCCCTTCGGCGCGGCGCCCGGCGCGCTGCTGCGGGACGTGGCCTCGGGCACCCCGCTGCACCAGTTCGTGGCGCAGATTCTGGACAGCGCCAGGCCGCGCGAGAGCGAGTTCGGCAGCCTCAGCCAGGGCGGGCGCATCCTGCAGGTCCACGGCAGCGTGCTGCGCGACGCGCGGGGCCAGGGGATGGGCGCCGTGGTCGTGCTCAACGACGTGACCCGGCTGCGGCGGCTCGAGCAGGTGCGGCGCGACTTCGTCGCCAACGTGTCACACGAGCTGCGCACGCCGATCACGTCCATCAAGGGGTTTGTGGAGACCCTGCTCGACGGCGCCCTGGACGACCCGGCGGACGCGCGGCACTTTCTGGAGATTGTGGCGAAGCAGTCCGACCGGCTCAACGCCATCCTGGGCGACCTGCTGACCCTGTCGCGCATCGAAGAGGGCGAAGAGAAGGCCAGCATCGAACTGGAGGTGGCGCCCGTGCGCGACACCCTCGAGAACGCGGTGCAGCTCTGCGCGAAGAAGGCCGCCGCCAAGGAGATTGAGCTCGTGCTGGACTGCGGCGCGGAGACGCGCGCCCGCATCAACCCCTCCCTGCTGGAGCAGGCCGTGTCGAACCTGATAGACAACGCGGTGAAATACAGCCCCTCCGGGAGCCGGGTGCTGGTGGCCGCGGCGGCGGGCCGGGACGGGGTGGCCGTCCGGGTGGAGGACCGGGGCTGCGGCATCGCGGCGGAGCACGTGCCCCGGCTCTTCGAGCGCTTCTACCGGGTGGACAAGGCGCGCAGCCGGAGCCTCGGCGGCACGGGCCTGGGGCTGGCCATCGTGAAGCACGTGGTCACGGCGCACGGGGGCCGGGTCTCCGTCGAGAGCGTCCCCGGCGCGGGCAGCACCTTCTCCATCCACCTCCCGCCGCCCTGA